In a genomic window of Enterobacter asburiae:
- the pgm gene encoding alpha-D-glucose phosphate-specific phosphoglucomutase, which translates to MANHSRAGQPAQQSDLINVAQLTAQYYVLKPVVGNAEHAVKFGTSGHRGSAARHSFNEPHILAIAQAIAEERAKNGVTGPCYVGKDTHALSEPAFISVLEVLAANGVDVIVQENNGFTPTPAVSNAILVHNKKGGALADGIVITPSHNPPEDGGIKYNPPNGGPADTNVTKVVEDRANALLADGLKGVKRISLDEAMASGHVKEQDLVQPFVEGLADIVDMAAIQKAGLKLGVDPLGGSGIEYWKRIAKHYKLDLTIVNDHVDQTFRFMHLDKDGAIRMDCSSECAMAGLLALRDKFDLAFANDPDYDRHGIVTPAGLMNPNHYLAVAINYLFQHRPQWGKEVAVGKTLVSSAMIDRVVDALGRKLVEVPVGFKWFVDGLHDGSFGFGGEESAGASFLRFDCTPWSTDKDGIIMCLLAAEITAVTGKNPQEHYNELAARFGAPSYNRIQAGATSAQKAALSKLSPEMVSASTLAGDPITARLTAAPGNGASIGGLKVMTENGWFAARPSGTEDAYKIYCESFLGAEHRQQIEKEAVEIVSEVLKNA; encoded by the coding sequence ATGGCAAATCACAGCCGTGCAGGCCAACCTGCACAACAAAGCGATTTGATTAACGTCGCTCAGCTGACCGCGCAGTATTACGTGCTGAAACCGGTCGTGGGCAACGCAGAACACGCAGTGAAGTTTGGTACATCTGGTCACCGCGGCAGCGCGGCGCGCCACAGCTTTAACGAACCGCATATTCTGGCCATTGCTCAGGCCATTGCGGAAGAGCGCGCCAAAAACGGCGTTACCGGTCCGTGCTACGTGGGCAAAGATACCCATGCGCTGTCTGAACCGGCGTTCATTTCCGTGCTGGAAGTGCTGGCGGCAAACGGCGTTGACGTGATTGTGCAGGAGAACAACGGCTTCACCCCAACGCCGGCGGTATCAAACGCAATCCTTGTGCACAACAAAAAAGGTGGCGCACTGGCAGACGGGATCGTTATCACGCCATCCCACAACCCGCCGGAAGACGGTGGTATCAAATACAACCCACCTAACGGCGGCCCGGCTGACACCAACGTCACCAAAGTGGTTGAAGATCGTGCAAACGCGCTGCTGGCTGACGGCCTGAAAGGCGTTAAACGTATTTCTCTTGATGAAGCGATGGCCTCCGGCCACGTGAAAGAGCAGGATCTGGTTCAGCCGTTCGTGGAAGGGCTGGCGGATATCGTCGATATGGCGGCGATTCAGAAAGCCGGCCTGAAGCTGGGCGTGGATCCGCTGGGCGGCTCCGGTATTGAGTACTGGAAGCGCATCGCCAAGCACTACAAGCTGGATCTGACCATCGTGAACGATCACGTCGATCAGACCTTCCGCTTCATGCACCTGGACAAAGACGGCGCGATCCGTATGGACTGCTCCTCCGAGTGCGCGATGGCGGGCCTGCTGGCGCTGCGCGACAAGTTCGATCTGGCCTTTGCTAACGACCCGGATTATGACCGTCACGGCATCGTCACCCCTGCCGGGCTGATGAACCCGAACCACTACCTGGCTGTTGCGATCAACTACTTGTTCCAGCACCGCCCGCAGTGGGGCAAAGAGGTGGCTGTCGGTAAAACGCTGGTCTCTTCTGCGATGATCGACCGCGTGGTGGACGCGCTGGGCCGCAAGCTGGTGGAAGTGCCGGTAGGCTTCAAGTGGTTCGTTGACGGTCTGCACGACGGCAGCTTTGGCTTCGGCGGCGAAGAGAGCGCGGGCGCGTCCTTCCTGCGCTTCGACTGCACCCCGTGGTCAACCGATAAAGACGGCATCATCATGTGCCTGCTGGCGGCGGAAATCACCGCGGTTACCGGCAAGAACCCGCAGGAACACTACAACGAGCTGGCGGCACGCTTTGGTGCGCCAAGCTATAACCGTATCCAGGCTGGCGCGACCTCTGCGCAGAAAGCTGCCTTGTCCAAACTCTCCCCAGAGATGGTCAGCGCAAGCACCCTGGCAGGCGATCCGATCACTGCCCGTCTGACGGCAGCACCGGGCAACGGCGCATCCATTGGTGGTCTGAAAGTGATGACCGAGAACGGCTGGTTCGCCGCGCGTCCGTCCGGTACGGAAGATGCGTACAAAATCTATTGCGAAAGCTTCCTCGGCGCTGAGCACCGCCAGCAGATTGAGAAAGAGGCGGTAGAGATTGTCAGCGAAGTGCTGAAAAACGCGTAA
- the potE gene encoding putrescine-ornithine antiporter — protein MSKSNKMGVVQLTILTMVNMMGSGIIMLPTKLAEVGTISIISWLVTAVGSMALAWAFAKCGMFSRKSGGMGGYAEYAFGKSGNFMANYTYGVSLLIANVAIAISAVGYGTELFGVTLSPVQIGLATIGVLWICTVANFGGARITGQLSSITVWGVIIPVVGLCIIGWFWFSPTLYANSWNPHHVPFFTAVGSSIAMTLWAFLGLESACANAEVVENPEKNVPIAVLGGTLGAAVIYIVSTNVIAGIVPNMDLANSTAPFGLAFAQMFTPEVGKVIMGLMVMSCCGSLLGWQFTIAQVFKSSADEGYFPKIFSRVTKADAPVQGMLAIVIFQSGLSLMTISPSLNSQFNVLVNLAVVTNIIPYILSMAALAIIQKVAKVDPRKARAANIVALIGAIYSFYALYSSGQEAMLYGAMVTFMGWTLYGLVSPRFELKNKHS, from the coding sequence ATGAGTAAGTCCAATAAGATGGGCGTGGTGCAGCTGACTATCCTTACCATGGTCAACATGATGGGTTCCGGGATTATTATGCTGCCCACCAAGCTCGCCGAAGTGGGGACGATTTCGATTATCTCCTGGCTTGTTACCGCCGTAGGATCGATGGCGCTGGCGTGGGCGTTCGCCAAGTGTGGGATGTTCAGCCGCAAGTCAGGTGGCATGGGCGGCTATGCCGAGTACGCCTTTGGTAAGTCCGGCAACTTTATGGCGAACTACACCTACGGCGTATCGCTGCTGATCGCCAACGTGGCGATTGCCATTTCCGCCGTCGGCTACGGCACGGAGCTGTTTGGCGTGACGCTCAGCCCGGTACAAATTGGGCTGGCGACCATCGGGGTTCTGTGGATCTGCACCGTGGCCAACTTTGGTGGCGCGCGCATTACCGGTCAGCTCTCCAGCATCACCGTCTGGGGCGTGATTATCCCGGTTGTCGGCCTGTGCATCATCGGCTGGTTCTGGTTCAGCCCAACGCTCTACGCCAACTCCTGGAATCCGCACCACGTGCCGTTCTTTACGGCAGTGGGCTCGTCTATCGCCATGACGCTCTGGGCCTTCCTGGGTCTGGAATCCGCCTGCGCGAACGCGGAAGTGGTAGAGAACCCGGAGAAGAACGTGCCGATTGCGGTCCTCGGCGGAACGCTGGGCGCGGCGGTGATCTATATCGTCTCGACTAACGTCATTGCCGGGATTGTGCCAAACATGGATCTGGCTAACTCTACGGCGCCGTTCGGGCTGGCCTTTGCCCAGATGTTCACCCCGGAAGTCGGGAAAGTGATCATGGGTCTGATGGTGATGTCCTGCTGCGGCTCGCTGCTCGGCTGGCAGTTCACCATCGCACAGGTGTTTAAATCCTCGGCTGATGAAGGTTACTTCCCAAAAATCTTCTCCCGCGTGACCAAAGCGGATGCGCCGGTGCAGGGGATGCTGGCGATTGTCATCTTCCAGAGTGGATTGTCGCTGATGACCATTAGCCCGTCCCTGAACAGCCAGTTTAACGTGCTGGTCAACCTGGCGGTGGTAACGAATATCATTCCGTATATTCTGTCGATGGCGGCGCTGGCGATCATTCAGAAGGTGGCGAAAGTTGATCCACGCAAAGCGCGTGCGGCGAATATTGTGGCGCTGATTGGGGCAATCTACAGCTTCTATGCGCTCTACTCATCCGGCCAGGAGGCGATGCTGTATGGCGCGATGGTGACCTTTATGGGCTGGACGCTATACGGTCTGGTGTCACCGCGGTTTGAATTGAAGAACAAACATAGCTAA
- the speF gene encoding ornithine decarboxylase SpeF — protein sequence MKSLKIAASRACPDCFTTQRELVDVRASDYIDVAAIVLTVTDIASGILDEIEATGFGIPVFVATHKEEFIPADYLSRIHGVFEFSDTSNDFYGRQLEAAAQKYETQLRPPFFRALVDYVKQGNSAFDCPGHQGGQFFRRHPAGNQFVDFFGETLFRADLCNADVAMGDLLIHEGAPCIAQQHAAKVFNADKTYFVLNGTSSSNKVVLNALLTPGDLVLFDRNNHKSNHHGALLQAGATPVYLETARNPYGFIGGIDAHCFEESYLRELVAEVAPGRARDERPFRLAVIQLGTYDGTIYNARQVVDKIGHLCDYILFDSAWVGYEQFIPMMADCSPLLLELNENDPGILVTQSVHKQQAGFSQTSQIHKKDSHIKGQQRYVPHKRLNNAFMMHASTSPFYPLFAALDINARMHEGQSGRNMWMDCVVNGIEARKLILENCRYLRPFVPETVDGRPWESWDTAEIATDLRFFHFVPGENWHAFEGYAEHQYFIDPCKLLLTTPGINARTGEYDDFGVPATILANFLRENGIVPEKCDLNSILFLLTPAEDMGKLQQLVAQLVRFEKLLESDVPLKEVLPSLYKQHPERYADYTLRQICQEMHDLYARHNVKQLQKEMFRKSHFPRVMMNPQDANYAYLRGEVELVSLRNAEGRIAAEGALPYPPGVLCVVPGEVWGGSVLRYFAALEEGINLLPGFAPELQGVYVEECDGRKQVRCYVTKQSAAQPALLKGEKL from the coding sequence ATGAAAAGTTTAAAAATCGCAGCCAGCCGTGCATGTCCGGATTGCTTTACTACCCAGCGTGAACTGGTGGATGTCCGCGCCTCTGATTATATTGATGTTGCCGCCATTGTTCTGACGGTTACGGATATTGCCAGCGGTATTCTGGACGAAATAGAAGCCACCGGTTTTGGCATTCCCGTATTTGTCGCAACACACAAAGAAGAGTTCATCCCGGCAGACTATTTATCGCGCATTCATGGCGTATTTGAGTTCTCAGACACCAGCAACGACTTTTATGGACGCCAGCTGGAAGCGGCCGCCCAGAAGTATGAAACCCAGCTGCGCCCGCCGTTTTTCCGCGCCCTTGTCGACTATGTAAAACAGGGCAACAGCGCGTTTGACTGCCCGGGGCATCAGGGTGGCCAGTTCTTTCGCCGCCATCCTGCCGGCAATCAGTTTGTCGATTTCTTTGGTGAGACGCTTTTCCGCGCCGATCTGTGCAACGCCGACGTGGCGATGGGCGATCTGCTGATCCACGAAGGCGCGCCGTGCATCGCCCAGCAGCATGCGGCAAAAGTCTTTAATGCCGATAAGACCTACTTCGTGCTGAACGGTACCTCGTCATCCAACAAAGTGGTGCTTAACGCTCTGCTCACCCCGGGCGACCTGGTGCTGTTCGACCGTAATAACCACAAATCTAACCATCACGGTGCCCTCCTCCAGGCTGGCGCAACGCCGGTCTATCTGGAAACGGCGCGCAACCCGTACGGCTTCATTGGCGGCATTGACGCCCACTGCTTCGAAGAAAGCTATCTGCGCGAGTTGGTAGCAGAGGTGGCGCCGGGCCGCGCGCGCGACGAACGTCCGTTCCGTCTGGCGGTTATCCAGCTGGGTACCTACGACGGCACCATCTATAACGCCCGTCAGGTGGTGGATAAGATTGGGCACCTGTGTGATTACATCCTGTTTGACTCGGCCTGGGTGGGTTACGAGCAGTTTATTCCGATGATGGCCGACTGCTCGCCGCTGCTGCTGGAGCTGAACGAAAACGATCCGGGGATCCTTGTCACCCAGTCCGTGCATAAACAACAGGCTGGCTTCTCGCAGACCTCGCAAATCCATAAGAAAGACAGCCATATCAAAGGTCAACAGCGCTATGTCCCACATAAGCGGCTGAATAATGCCTTCATGATGCACGCCTCCACTAGCCCGTTTTATCCGCTGTTCGCTGCGCTGGACATCAACGCCCGCATGCATGAAGGCCAGAGCGGCCGCAACATGTGGATGGACTGCGTGGTTAACGGTATCGAAGCGCGCAAGCTGATCCTGGAGAACTGCCGGTATCTGCGCCCGTTCGTGCCGGAGACGGTGGATGGCCGTCCGTGGGAAAGCTGGGACACGGCGGAGATTGCAACCGATCTACGCTTCTTCCACTTCGTGCCGGGTGAAAACTGGCATGCTTTTGAAGGCTACGCTGAGCACCAGTATTTTATCGACCCGTGCAAGCTCCTGCTGACCACGCCGGGCATTAACGCCCGCACCGGGGAGTATGACGACTTCGGCGTGCCCGCCACTATCCTTGCCAACTTCCTTCGCGAAAACGGCATCGTGCCGGAAAAATGCGATCTCAACTCGATCCTGTTCCTGCTCACGCCGGCGGAAGATATGGGCAAGCTGCAGCAGCTTGTGGCACAGCTGGTGCGCTTCGAAAAACTGCTCGAGAGCGATGTTCCGCTGAAAGAGGTCTTGCCTTCTCTCTACAAACAACATCCGGAACGTTACGCAGATTACACCCTGCGCCAGATCTGCCAGGAAATGCATGACCTGTACGCCCGCCACAACGTGAAGCAGCTGCAAAAAGAGATGTTCCGCAAGTCTCACTTCCCACGTGTGATGATGAATCCGCAGGACGCGAACTACGCCTACCTGCGCGGCGAGGTCGAGCTGGTCTCCCTGCGCAACGCGGAAGGCCGCATCGCCGCTGAAGGTGCGCTCCCTTACCCACCGGGGGTGCTGTGCGTGGTTCCAGGGGAAGTCTGGGGCGGTTCCGTGCTGCGCTACTTTGCCGCACTGGAAGAAGGCATCAACCTGCTGCCGGGCTTCGCGCCGGAGTTGCAGGGCGTGTATGTCGAGGAGTGTGACGGTCGCAAACAGGTTCGCTGCTACGTCACCAAACAATCCGCCGCTCAGCCCGCGCTGCTGAAAGGAGAGAAATTATGA
- a CDS encoding DUF2618 domain-containing protein yields the protein MENNNRLMPHIRRTTHIMMFAHRNCFDFHLFNAR from the coding sequence ATGGAAAACAACAATCGCTTAATGCCCCATATAAGGCGGACAACACATATCATGATGTTTGCCCACCGAAACTGCTTTGACTTTCATCTCTTTAATGCCCGGTAG
- the kdpE gene encoding two-component system response regulator KdpE, producing the protein MINVLIVEDEIAISRFLRAALEGDGLRVHDAGTLQRGLIEAATRKPDLVILDLGLPDGDGIDFIREVRQWSQMPILVLSARTEETDKIAALDAGADDYLIKPFGIGELQARLRVALRRHSATTPADPTYTFGDIRVDLAARRIVRGDEEIHLTPIEFRLLAVLLNNHGKVLTQRQLLSQVWGPNAVEHSHYLRIYMGHLRQKLEVDPARPRHLLTETGIGYRFML; encoded by the coding sequence GTGATCAACGTTCTGATTGTTGAAGATGAGATCGCCATTAGCCGTTTTCTGCGCGCTGCGCTGGAAGGTGACGGTCTGCGCGTTCATGATGCGGGTACGCTTCAGCGGGGTTTAATTGAAGCCGCCACCCGCAAGCCGGACCTGGTGATCCTCGATCTTGGCCTGCCGGACGGTGACGGCATTGATTTTATCCGGGAAGTGCGTCAGTGGAGCCAGATGCCGATCCTCGTGCTCTCGGCCCGTACTGAAGAGACGGATAAAATCGCGGCGCTGGATGCCGGGGCGGACGATTATCTGATTAAACCTTTTGGTATCGGCGAGCTACAGGCTCGCCTGCGCGTGGCGCTGCGCCGCCACAGCGCAACCACGCCTGCTGACCCAACCTACACATTTGGGGATATCCGGGTTGACCTGGCCGCGCGACGCATTGTGCGCGGCGATGAGGAAATTCACCTCACGCCAATAGAGTTTCGCCTGCTTGCCGTACTGCTTAACAACCACGGCAAGGTACTCACCCAGCGCCAGCTGTTAAGTCAGGTGTGGGGACCCAATGCTGTAGAACATAGTCATTATCTACGCATATATATGGGACATCTTCGTCAGAAACTCGAAGTCGACCCCGCTCGCCCTCGCCATTTATTAACTGAAACCGGTATCGGTTATCGGTTTATGCTTTGA
- the kdbD gene encoding two-component system sensor histidine kinase KdbD produces MTDEPMRPDPDRLLEQTAEAHRGKLKIFFGACAGVGKTFAMLTEAQRLRAQGLDILIGVVETHGRKETASLLKGLATQPPRRISHRGRLVTEFDIDAALARRPALILMDELAHSNAPGSRHPKRWQDVEELLEAGIDVFTTVNVQHLESLNDVVSGVTGIQVRETVPDPFFDSADEVVLVDLPPDDLRQRLHEGKVYIAGQAERAIEHFFRKGNLIALRELALRRTADRVDDQMRAWRDLQGQERVWHTRDAILLCVGHGSGNEKLVRTAARLAAKFGSVWHAVYVETPQLHALPENQRRAILSSLRLAQELGAETATLSDPQEDKAILRYAREHNLGKIVIGRRQHRRWFSRESFADKLARRAPDLDLVIVALDDKPTPLPSRAPDSRAFSDKWRIQLRGCFVAVVLCALITIIASKWLIAFDAANLVMIYLLGVVVVALFYGRWPSVLATVINVISFDLFFIDPRGTLAVSDVQYILTFGVMLTVGLVIGNLTAGVRYQARIARYREQRTRHLYEMSKSLAVGRTPLDIVQTSEQFIRSTFHASNLILLPDEHGKLRPLTSASGMTPWDEAIARWSFDKGLPAGAGTDTLPGVPYQILPLRSADKNQGLVIVEPSNLRQLMIPEQQRLLETFTLLVASALERLALTASEEQARLASERESIRNSLLAALSHDLRTPLTVLFGQSEILTLDLAAEGSKHALQASEIRQHVLNTTRLVNNLLDMARIQSGGFNLKKEWLTLEEVVGSALKMLEPGLGGRHIALNMPEPLTLIHVDGPLFERVLINLLENAGKYAGASARIGVDATVDDGTLHLDVWDTGPGIPAGQEMAIFEKFARGNKESAIPGVGLGLAICQAIIDVHGGTISAENRPEGGARFCVTLPLETPPELNELPEDL; encoded by the coding sequence ATGACCGACGAGCCCATGCGCCCGGATCCGGACAGGCTGCTTGAACAGACGGCTGAAGCCCATCGCGGCAAACTGAAAATTTTCTTTGGCGCCTGCGCGGGCGTCGGGAAAACCTTCGCCATGCTGACGGAAGCCCAGCGGCTTCGGGCGCAGGGGCTCGATATTCTGATCGGCGTGGTTGAAACCCACGGACGTAAAGAGACGGCGTCGCTGCTGAAGGGGCTGGCTACCCAGCCGCCCCGCCGCATCAGCCATCGTGGTCGGTTAGTCACTGAGTTTGATATTGATGCAGCCCTCGCCCGCCGTCCCGCCCTTATCCTGATGGACGAACTGGCGCACAGCAATGCGCCAGGCTCACGCCATCCAAAACGCTGGCAGGATGTTGAAGAGCTACTTGAAGCCGGCATCGATGTTTTCACGACGGTTAACGTTCAGCATCTGGAAAGCCTGAACGACGTGGTCAGCGGCGTGACCGGCATTCAGGTGCGAGAGACGGTGCCGGATCCCTTCTTTGATTCCGCGGACGAGGTGGTGCTGGTCGACCTGCCCCCCGATGATTTACGCCAGCGCCTGCATGAAGGCAAAGTCTACATCGCCGGCCAGGCCGAGCGCGCCATCGAACATTTTTTCCGAAAAGGTAACCTGATTGCCCTGCGCGAGCTGGCTCTGCGTCGTACTGCCGATCGCGTCGACGATCAGATGCGCGCCTGGCGCGACCTGCAGGGCCAGGAGCGCGTCTGGCATACGCGGGATGCCATCCTGCTGTGCGTGGGGCACGGCAGCGGCAATGAAAAGCTTGTCCGCACCGCTGCGCGCCTGGCGGCCAAATTTGGCAGCGTCTGGCATGCGGTGTATGTCGAAACGCCGCAGTTGCACGCTCTGCCCGAAAACCAGCGCCGCGCGATCCTGAGTTCGCTGCGCCTGGCGCAGGAGCTGGGCGCTGAAACCGCAACGCTCTCCGATCCACAGGAAGATAAAGCCATACTGCGCTACGCGCGGGAGCATAACCTGGGGAAAATTGTCATTGGCCGCCGCCAGCATCGCCGCTGGTTTAGCCGCGAATCCTTTGCCGACAAGCTGGCCCGCCGCGCGCCGGATCTGGACCTGGTGATCGTGGCGCTGGATGACAAGCCCACGCCGTTACCCAGCCGCGCCCCGGACAGCCGTGCCTTCAGCGATAAATGGCGTATTCAGCTTCGCGGCTGTTTTGTCGCCGTTGTGCTCTGCGCCCTGATCACTATTATTGCCAGCAAATGGCTGATTGCCTTCGACGCGGCCAACCTGGTGATGATCTACCTGCTTGGCGTAGTGGTGGTGGCGCTCTTTTACGGACGCTGGCCGTCGGTACTGGCGACGGTGATCAACGTCATCAGCTTCGATCTATTCTTTATTGATCCTCGCGGGACGCTCGCGGTTTCAGACGTGCAATACATCCTCACCTTCGGCGTGATGCTCACCGTCGGGCTGGTGATCGGGAACCTGACGGCCGGCGTGCGCTACCAGGCGCGTATCGCCCGCTATCGCGAACAGCGCACGCGCCATCTGTATGAGATGTCTAAATCGCTGGCGGTGGGCCGTACGCCGCTGGATATTGTGCAGACCAGCGAGCAGTTTATTCGCTCGACGTTTCATGCCAGCAACCTGATTTTACTCCCTGACGAACACGGTAAGCTGCGCCCGCTGACGTCGGCCTCGGGCATGACGCCCTGGGATGAAGCCATCGCGCGCTGGAGCTTTGATAAAGGGCTACCCGCGGGCGCAGGGACTGACACCCTGCCCGGCGTACCCTATCAAATTCTGCCGCTGCGCAGTGCCGATAAAAATCAGGGGCTGGTGATTGTTGAGCCCTCCAACCTGCGCCAGCTGATGATCCCCGAACAGCAGCGACTGCTGGAGACCTTTACCCTGCTGGTTGCCAGCGCGCTGGAACGGCTGGCGCTCACTGCCAGCGAAGAACAGGCCCGGCTGGCGAGCGAGCGGGAAAGCATTCGTAACTCGCTGCTGGCGGCGCTGTCTCACGACCTGCGTACGCCACTTACCGTCCTGTTTGGCCAGTCAGAAATTCTGACGCTGGACCTGGCAGCGGAAGGCTCTAAGCACGCCCTTCAGGCCAGCGAAATCCGCCAGCATGTGCTGAATACCACGCGCCTGGTGAATAACTTGCTCGATATGGCGCGTATCCAGTCAGGCGGTTTTAACCTCAAAAAAGAGTGGCTCACGCTCGAAGAAGTGGTGGGCAGCGCGCTGAAAATGCTCGAACCTGGCTTAGGCGGGCGACATATTGCGCTGAACATGCCCGAGCCACTGACGTTAATTCACGTTGATGGCCCGCTCTTTGAGCGGGTGCTGATCAACCTGCTGGAAAATGCCGGCAAATATGCGGGCGCCAGCGCCCGGATTGGCGTGGATGCGACGGTGGACGATGGCACGCTTCATCTTGACGTCTGGGATACCGGACCGGGCATTCCTGCCGGGCAGGAGATGGCTATTTTTGAAAAATTCGCGCGCGGCAATAAAGAGTCGGCCATTCCGGGCGTGGGGCTGGGGCTGGCGATTTGCCAGGCAATTATTGACGTCCATGGCGGGACCATCTCCGCGGAGAATCGTCCGGAAGGCGGCGCGCGTTTTTGTGTTACACTTCCTCTGGAAACCCCGCCAGAACTTAATGAATTACCAGAGGATTTGTGA
- the kdpC gene encoding potassium-transporting ATPase subunit KdpC: protein MTMLRPAILLFILLSLITGGLYPLVTTALGQWWFKDQANGSLIMQNGENRGSLLIGQNFTDARYFQGRPSATAESPYNPMASGGSNLAGSNPELDKAVAERVAALRAANPLATREVPVELVTASASGLDYSLTPAAVAWQIPRVAAARQLTIEQVSKLVAEHTQKPLVSFIGMPVVNIVELNLALDALRKN, encoded by the coding sequence ATGACAATGTTACGCCCCGCTATACTTCTGTTTATTCTGCTGTCTCTCATTACCGGCGGGCTGTACCCGCTGGTAACTACCGCGCTGGGCCAGTGGTGGTTTAAGGATCAGGCCAACGGCTCGCTGATTATGCAAAACGGTGAAAATCGCGGTTCGCTCCTGATTGGTCAGAACTTTACGGATGCTCGTTACTTCCAGGGTCGCCCTTCCGCCACTGCCGAAAGCCCGTATAATCCGATGGCATCCGGCGGCAGTAACCTGGCGGGCAGCAACCCTGAGCTGGATAAAGCCGTTGCTGAGCGCGTGGCAGCCCTGCGCGCTGCCAATCCGCTGGCCACCCGTGAGGTGCCCGTCGAGCTGGTAACCGCCTCGGCCAGCGGGCTGGACTACAGCCTGACCCCGGCAGCAGTGGCCTGGCAAATCCCGCGCGTCGCCGCCGCCCGTCAGTTGACCATCGAACAGGTGAGCAAGCTGGTTGCTGAACACACGCAAAAACCGCTGGTCAGCTTCATCGGCATGCCCGTGGTGAATATTGTTGAGCTGAATCTGGCGCTGGACGCGCTAAGGAAAAACTAA